In one Streptomyces sp. NBC_01288 genomic region, the following are encoded:
- the thpD gene encoding ectoine hydroxylase: MTTVTSVTDLYPSRGTTEVSAPRKDPVVWGSPDTPGPIPTADLQAFERDGFLSMQELLRDDEVDVYRRELERLVTDPAIRADERSIIESKSKEIRSVFEVHRISEVFARLVRDERVVGRARQILGSDVYVHQSRINVKPGFGASGFYWHSDFETWHAEDGLPNMRTVSVSIALTENHDTNGGLMIMPGSHRTFLGCAGATPEDNYRQSLQMQDAGTPSDEALTGMASEYGIKLFTGRAGSATWFDCNCMHGSGDNITPFPRSNVFIVFNSVENKAVEPFAAPVRRPEFIGARDFTPVK, translated from the coding sequence ATGACCACCGTCACCAGCGTCACCGACCTGTACCCCAGCCGCGGCACCACCGAGGTGTCCGCCCCGCGCAAGGACCCCGTCGTCTGGGGCTCCCCCGACACCCCGGGGCCGATCCCGACGGCCGACCTCCAGGCGTTCGAGCGCGACGGCTTCCTCTCCATGCAGGAACTCCTGCGGGACGACGAAGTCGACGTCTACCGGCGGGAGTTGGAGCGTCTCGTCACGGACCCGGCGATCCGGGCCGACGAGCGGTCGATCATCGAGTCGAAGTCCAAGGAGATCCGGTCCGTCTTCGAGGTGCACCGGATCAGCGAGGTGTTCGCGCGCCTCGTGCGCGACGAACGGGTCGTCGGGCGGGCGCGCCAGATCCTCGGCTCGGACGTGTACGTCCACCAGTCCCGGATCAACGTGAAGCCCGGCTTCGGCGCGAGTGGCTTCTACTGGCACTCGGACTTCGAGACCTGGCACGCCGAGGACGGGCTGCCGAACATGCGCACCGTGTCCGTGTCGATCGCGCTCACCGAGAACCACGACACCAACGGCGGCCTCATGATCATGCCGGGCTCGCACCGGACGTTCCTCGGCTGCGCGGGCGCGACCCCCGAGGACAACTACCGCCAGTCGCTCCAGATGCAGGACGCGGGCACCCCGTCCGACGAGGCGCTGACCGGCATGGCCTCCGAGTACGGCATCAAGTTGTTCACGGGCAGGGCGGGTTCGGCGACCTGGTTCGACTGCAACTGCATGCACGGCTCCGGCGACAACATCACGCCGTTCCCGCGCAGCAACGTCTTCATCGTGTTCAACAGCGTGGAGAACAAGGCAGTTGAGCCGTTCGCCGCGCCGGTACGACGGCCCGAGTTCATCGGGGCACGGGACTTCACGCCGGTGAAGTGA
- a CDS encoding aminotransferase class V-fold PLP-dependent enzyme — protein MDEGFAAPQSGGMETFESLVRAEFAPKNTYLNTASTGLLPTRTVTAMHTAIEAAAVGTPTDMFDDVEASRAAFARLTRVPVGRVAAGASVAVYSGLIASSLPAGAEVLTAEADFSSVVNPFHMRPDLKVRAVPLERIAESVRPGTALVAVSAAQSADGRIADLPALRAAAREHGARTYLDASQAAGWFDLDADAYDYVAAVGFKWLFCPRGVAFLVTPEDLGGLNPVFAGWVAGEAPWDSCYGPVEELAHSARRFDESPALFSYAGARHSLALLEELGVDAVRAHDLALADRFRAGLDTLGHEPVASPGSPIVSVPGLGHRQGELSAAGVEVSDRAGNLRAAFHLYNTAEDVDRLLEVLAG, from the coding sequence ATGGACGAGGGCTTCGCGGCACCGCAGAGTGGTGGCATGGAGACCTTCGAGAGCCTCGTCCGCGCCGAGTTCGCCCCGAAGAACACCTACCTCAACACCGCGAGCACCGGCCTCCTCCCGACCCGCACGGTCACGGCGATGCACACCGCCATCGAGGCCGCCGCGGTCGGCACACCGACCGACATGTTCGACGACGTCGAGGCGTCCCGTGCCGCGTTCGCCCGCCTGACCCGCGTACCGGTGGGCCGGGTGGCGGCCGGGGCCTCGGTCGCGGTCTACAGCGGACTGATCGCCTCGTCGCTGCCCGCCGGCGCCGAAGTCCTCACCGCCGAGGCCGACTTCAGCTCCGTCGTGAACCCCTTCCACATGCGCCCCGACCTCAAGGTGCGCGCCGTCCCGCTGGAGCGGATCGCCGAGTCGGTACGCCCCGGCACCGCACTCGTCGCGGTCAGCGCCGCCCAGTCCGCCGACGGCCGCATCGCCGACCTGCCCGCGCTCCGGGCGGCGGCACGCGAACACGGGGCGCGTACGTACCTCGACGCGTCGCAGGCCGCCGGCTGGTTCGACCTCGACGCGGACGCCTACGACTATGTCGCCGCCGTCGGCTTCAAGTGGCTCTTCTGCCCGCGCGGGGTCGCCTTCCTGGTCACCCCGGAGGACCTCGGCGGCCTCAACCCGGTCTTCGCCGGCTGGGTCGCGGGCGAGGCGCCCTGGGACAGCTGCTACGGCCCGGTCGAGGAACTCGCCCACTCCGCCCGCCGGTTCGACGAGAGCCCGGCCCTCTTCTCCTACGCCGGTGCCCGCCACTCCCTCGCGCTGCTGGAGGAGTTGGGGGTCGACGCCGTACGCGCGCATGACCTGGCTCTCGCCGACCGCTTCCGCGCGGGCCTCGACACCCTCGGGCACGAACCGGTGGCGTCACCCGGTTCACCGATCGTCTCCGTGCCCGGACTCGGCCACCGGCAGGGCGAGTTGAGCGCGGCCGGGGTCGAAGTCTCCGACCGGGCGGGGAACTTGAGGGCGGCCTTCCATCTCTACAACACCGCCGAGGACGTGGACCGTCTGCTGGAGGTGCTGGCCGGCTGA
- a CDS encoding transporter substrate-binding domain-containing protein gives MNTLLGRRSRTLAATTATAALALVLAAGCTSSDSGSKTAAGGVELVKAGQLTTCTHLPYPPFQSEIDGKVQGFDVSLIDLVAKNLGVKQTILDTPFENFKTGAFLNADECDLAAAGMTITAERKKNVDFSDPYFDATQAVLVDRKSGITSLADVKTKGKKLGAQAQTTGEDYAKSKGFDPVSFESSDAVLNGLRTGQVQAVIIDYPVVQGWLKTKANADAFKVVDNLNTGEQYGFTVKKGNTKLLAAINKAIKDAKADGTYKKLYEKWIGPYDASATASPSAS, from the coding sequence GTGAACACGCTCCTCGGCCGCCGGTCCCGCACCCTGGCCGCCACCACCGCGACGGCCGCACTCGCCCTCGTCCTCGCGGCCGGCTGCACGTCGAGCGACAGCGGCTCGAAGACCGCCGCCGGTGGCGTCGAACTCGTCAAGGCCGGCCAACTCACCACCTGCACCCACCTGCCCTACCCGCCCTTCCAGTCCGAGATCGACGGCAAAGTACAGGGCTTCGACGTCTCCCTCATCGACCTGGTCGCCAAGAACCTCGGCGTGAAGCAGACGATCCTCGACACCCCCTTCGAGAACTTCAAGACCGGCGCCTTCCTCAACGCCGACGAGTGCGACCTGGCCGCCGCAGGCATGACCATCACCGCCGAGCGCAAGAAGAACGTCGACTTCTCCGACCCGTACTTCGACGCCACCCAGGCCGTCCTCGTCGACAGGAAGAGCGGGATCACCTCCCTCGCCGACGTGAAGACCAAGGGCAAGAAGCTCGGCGCCCAGGCGCAGACCACCGGCGAGGACTACGCCAAGAGCAAGGGCTTCGACCCCGTCTCCTTCGAGTCCTCCGACGCCGTCCTCAACGGCCTGCGCACCGGCCAGGTCCAGGCCGTCATCATCGACTACCCGGTCGTCCAGGGCTGGCTCAAGACCAAGGCCAACGCCGACGCCTTCAAGGTCGTCGACAACCTCAACACCGGTGAGCAGTACGGCTTCACGGTCAAGAAGGGCAACACGAAACTCCTCGCCGCCATCAACAAGGCCATCAAGGACGCGAAGGCCGACGGCACGTACAAGAAGCTCTACGAGAAGTGGATCGGCCCCTACGACGCCTCGGCCACCGCCTCTCCGTCGGCCTCATGA
- a CDS encoding ectoine synthase encodes MIVRSFKELEGTDRHIKAASGTWESKRIVLAKERVGFSVHETVLYAGTETSMWYANHIEAVVCVEGHAELTDDETGQTYTITPGTMYLLDGHERHTMRIKEDFRCVCVFNPPVTGREDHDENGVYPLLTEPEEV; translated from the coding sequence GTGATTGTTCGTTCGTTCAAGGAACTCGAAGGCACCGACCGGCACATCAAGGCCGCGTCCGGCACCTGGGAGAGCAAGCGCATCGTCCTCGCCAAGGAGCGGGTCGGTTTCTCGGTGCACGAGACCGTCCTCTACGCGGGTACCGAGACGTCGATGTGGTACGCGAACCACATCGAGGCCGTCGTCTGCGTCGAGGGCCACGCCGAACTCACCGACGACGAGACCGGGCAGACGTACACGATCACGCCCGGGACCATGTACCTCCTCGACGGCCACGAGCGGCACACGATGCGGATCAAGGAGGACTTCCGCTGCGTCTGTGTCTTCAATCCGCCCGTCACCGGACGGGAGGACCACGACGAGAACGGCGTCTACCCGCTGCTGACCGAACCCGAGGAGGTGTGA
- a CDS encoding amino acid ABC transporter permease — MTGDTADPRLQPRRQGLSRRQRRRLSQGVQYAVFAAVVIVFAVTADWGRLKNQFAQWSIAKQMFPDVITLALKNTVLYTLSGFVFGLVLGMVVALMRLSSVGPYRWLAGIYIEIFRGLPALLIFIFVGVAVPLAFPGTEIVGGTYGKVALALGLVSAAYMAETIRAGIQAVPKGQLEAARSLGFSQARAMVSIIVPQAFRIILPPLTNELVLLFKDSSLVLFLGVTLEERELSKYGRDLASTTANSTPILVAGLCYLLVTIPLSFVVRRMETKTGEAVR; from the coding sequence ATGACCGGCGACACCGCGGACCCCCGACTCCAGCCCAGGAGACAGGGGTTGAGCAGACGTCAGCGGCGCAGGCTGTCCCAAGGCGTGCAGTACGCCGTCTTCGCCGCCGTCGTGATCGTCTTCGCGGTCACCGCCGACTGGGGCCGCCTGAAGAACCAGTTCGCACAGTGGAGCATCGCCAAGCAGATGTTCCCCGACGTCATCACCCTGGCGTTGAAGAACACCGTGCTCTACACCCTGTCGGGCTTCGTCTTCGGACTCGTCCTCGGCATGGTCGTCGCGCTGATGCGACTGTCGTCGGTAGGCCCCTACCGCTGGCTCGCCGGGATCTACATCGAGATCTTCCGCGGCCTGCCCGCCCTGCTGATCTTCATCTTCGTCGGCGTCGCCGTGCCCCTCGCCTTCCCCGGCACGGAGATCGTCGGCGGCACGTACGGCAAGGTCGCCCTCGCGCTCGGCCTGGTGTCGGCCGCGTACATGGCGGAGACGATCCGCGCGGGCATCCAGGCGGTGCCCAAAGGGCAGTTGGAGGCGGCCCGTTCGCTCGGGTTCTCCCAGGCGCGGGCCATGGTGTCGATCATCGTCCCGCAGGCGTTCCGGATCATCCTCCCGCCGCTGACCAACGAACTCGTCCTCCTCTTCAAGGACTCCTCCCTGGTCCTGTTCCTCGGCGTCACCCTGGAGGAACGCGAACTCTCCAAATACGGTCGGGACTTGGCGAGTACGACAGCCAACTCCACCCCGATCCTGGTGGCCGGCCTGTGCTACCTCCTGGTCACGATCCCGCTGAGCTTCGTGGTCCGCCGCATGGAGACGAAGACGGGGGAGGCGGTCCGGTGA
- the ectB gene encoding diaminobutyrate--2-oxoglutarate transaminase has translation MTITQPDLSVFETLESEVRSYCRAWPTVFDRARGSRMYDEDGHAYLDFFAGAGSLNYGHNNPVLKRALIDYLERDGVTHGLDMSTSAKRAFLETFQDLVLRPRDLPYKVMFPGPTGTNAVESALKLARKVKGRESIVSFTNAFHGMSLGSLAVTGNAFKRAGAGIPLVHGTPMPFDNYFDGKVPDFLWFERLLEDQGSGLNKPAAVIVESVQGEGGINVARPEWLRALAELCERQDMLLIVDDIQMGCGRTGAFFSFEESGVVPDIVTVSKSISGYGLPMSLCLFKPELDIWEPGEHNGTFRGNNPAFVTATAALETYWADGSAMEKQTRARGERVEQGLISITEENLADIKEYRGRGLVWGIEFKDPERAGRISARAFELGLLVETSGPQSEVVKLLPALTITPEELDEGLSILARAVRETA, from the coding sequence GTGACCATCACCCAGCCCGATCTCAGCGTCTTCGAGACCCTGGAGTCCGAGGTCCGCAGCTACTGCCGCGCCTGGCCCACCGTCTTCGACCGGGCCCGGGGCAGCCGTATGTACGACGAGGACGGCCACGCCTACCTCGACTTCTTCGCGGGCGCCGGCTCGCTGAACTACGGGCACAACAACCCTGTCCTGAAACGGGCGTTGATCGACTACCTGGAGCGGGACGGCGTCACGCACGGGCTCGACATGTCGACCAGTGCGAAGCGCGCGTTCCTGGAGACCTTCCAGGACCTGGTGCTACGGCCGCGCGACCTGCCGTACAAGGTCATGTTCCCGGGCCCGACCGGCACCAACGCCGTTGAGTCCGCACTGAAGTTGGCGCGGAAGGTGAAGGGCCGCGAGTCGATCGTGTCGTTCACCAACGCCTTCCACGGCATGTCGCTCGGCTCGCTCGCCGTGACCGGCAACGCCTTCAAGCGGGCCGGCGCCGGCATCCCGCTGGTGCACGGGACGCCGATGCCGTTCGACAACTACTTCGACGGCAAGGTCCCCGACTTCCTGTGGTTCGAGCGGCTGTTGGAGGACCAGGGCTCCGGCCTCAACAAGCCCGCCGCCGTGATCGTCGAGTCCGTGCAGGGCGAGGGCGGCATCAACGTCGCCCGCCCCGAATGGCTGCGCGCGCTGGCCGAGTTGTGCGAGCGCCAGGACATGCTGCTGATCGTCGACGACATCCAGATGGGCTGCGGCCGCACCGGCGCGTTCTTCTCCTTCGAGGAGTCGGGCGTCGTCCCGGACATCGTCACCGTGTCCAAGTCCATCAGCGGCTACGGCCTTCCGATGTCGCTGTGCCTGTTCAAGCCGGAGCTGGACATCTGGGAGCCGGGCGAGCACAACGGCACCTTCCGCGGCAACAACCCGGCGTTCGTCACCGCCACCGCCGCCCTGGAGACGTACTGGGCGGACGGTTCCGCGATGGAGAAGCAGACCCGGGCCCGCGGTGAGCGGGTCGAGCAGGGACTGATCTCCATCACCGAGGAGAACCTCGCCGACATCAAGGAGTACCGGGGCCGCGGCCTGGTCTGGGGCATCGAGTTCAAGGACCCCGAGCGCGCCGGCCGGATCAGCGCCCGCGCCTTCGAACTCGGCCTGCTCGTCGAGACGTCGGGCCCGCAGAGCGAGGTCGTGAAACTCCTCCCCGCGCTGACCATCACCCCCGAAGAACTGGACGAGGGGCTGAGCATCCTCGCCCGCGCCGTACGCGAGACCGCCTGA
- the ectA gene encoding diaminobutyrate acetyltransferase encodes MTATQADLHIDRPTVADGAALWRIAKDSNALDLNSSYSYLLWCRDFAGTSAVVRDERGEPVGFVTGYVPPDRPGTLLVWQVAVDAAQRGRGLAARLLDGLTERVSGDYGVTAIETTITPGNTASERLFTSYAERHGATVERTVLFEAGDFPDGPHDPEVLYRIGPLSL; translated from the coding sequence ATGACTGCCACCCAAGCAGACCTGCACATCGACCGCCCCACGGTGGCCGACGGCGCCGCGTTGTGGCGTATTGCCAAGGACTCGAACGCCCTCGACCTGAACTCGTCGTACAGCTATCTGCTGTGGTGCCGGGACTTCGCCGGTACCTCCGCCGTCGTGCGGGACGAGCGCGGGGAGCCGGTCGGCTTCGTCACCGGGTACGTGCCGCCGGACCGGCCGGGCACCCTGCTCGTGTGGCAGGTGGCCGTCGACGCCGCGCAGCGCGGTCGCGGGCTGGCGGCACGGCTGCTCGACGGACTCACCGAGCGGGTCTCCGGCGACTACGGGGTGACCGCGATCGAGACCACGATCACGCCCGGCAACACCGCCTCCGAGCGCCTCTTCACGTCGTACGCCGAACGCCACGGCGCCACCGTCGAACGCACGGTCCTCTTCGAGGCCGGTGACTTCCCGGACGGACCGCACGACCCCGAAGTGCTGTACCGCATCGGCCCGTTGAGCCTCTGA
- a CDS encoding DinB family protein yields MTTDTPQTLPDGRPFPAMTGAERPMLESWLGFHRATLELKCAGLDDAQVRLAAAAPSSLTLLGLVQHLAEVERNWFQRVFGLDVPTVYGSEDGYALEPGRGMDEALAVWRREVARGQEHCVGLALDDLGRIPDGPMAGGEVSLRWVLIHLVEEYARHNGHADILRESIDGVTGA; encoded by the coding sequence ATGACCACTGACACGCCCCAGACGCTCCCCGACGGCCGCCCCTTCCCCGCCATGACGGGCGCCGAACGCCCCATGCTCGAAAGCTGGCTCGGGTTTCATCGCGCCACGCTGGAATTGAAGTGCGCCGGTCTGGACGACGCACAGGTGCGGCTCGCGGCGGCCGCGCCCTCCTCGTTGACGTTACTCGGCCTGGTCCAGCATCTCGCCGAGGTCGAACGGAACTGGTTCCAGCGGGTGTTCGGGCTCGACGTGCCGACGGTGTACGGCAGCGAGGACGGGTATGCCCTCGAACCCGGGCGCGGGATGGACGAGGCGCTGGCCGTGTGGCGGCGGGAGGTCGCGCGCGGGCAGGAGCACTGTGTGGGGCTCGCACTGGACGATCTCGGGCGGATCCCGGACGGGCCGATGGCCGGGGGCGAGGTCAGTCTGCGGTGGGTGCTGATTCATCTGGTCGAGGAGTACGCGCGGCACAACGGTCACGCCGACATCCTTCGGGAAAGCATCGACGGCGTCACCGGAGCCTAA
- a CDS encoding pyridoxal-phosphate-dependent aminotransferase family protein: protein MTHPFLDLAPLSAAHFASIEDRVARLLGTEQDVVIMQGEALLPLEGAIRSTAGPGTLALNVVTGPYGQTFGNWLRDCGAEVIDLAVPFHTAVTADQIREAFAEHPEIDFVSLVHAEAATGNTNPVAEIGEIVRAHGAIFYLDAVASIGAEPVLPDAWGVDLCVIGAQKAMGGPAGVSAVSVSARAWARMTANPGAPRRSYLSLLDWRDRWTDAGRTTLPHAPAQLEMLALEACVERIESEGLDVLMRRHATAAAATRAGALALGGGLEPYVHAAAEAAPVATTLRTPPGVVASELVARALSSDPALPLAAGGGALAKEMIRVNHYGVDATVGAVQSSLAALGAALAEQGVSVDPESARSAVESTWR from the coding sequence ATGACCCACCCCTTCCTCGACCTGGCCCCGCTGAGCGCCGCGCACTTCGCCTCGATCGAGGACCGGGTGGCCCGGCTGCTCGGCACCGAGCAGGATGTCGTGATCATGCAGGGCGAGGCGCTGCTGCCGCTGGAGGGCGCGATCCGTTCGACGGCGGGGCCGGGCACGCTCGCGCTGAACGTCGTCACCGGCCCCTACGGGCAGACCTTCGGGAACTGGCTGCGGGACTGCGGTGCCGAGGTGATCGATCTCGCGGTGCCGTTCCACACGGCGGTGACCGCCGACCAGATCCGGGAGGCCTTCGCCGAGCACCCCGAGATCGACTTCGTGTCCCTCGTCCACGCCGAGGCCGCGACCGGCAACACCAACCCGGTCGCGGAGATCGGCGAGATCGTGCGCGCGCACGGCGCGATCTTCTACCTCGACGCGGTGGCGTCCATCGGCGCGGAGCCGGTGCTGCCGGACGCGTGGGGTGTCGACCTGTGTGTGATCGGCGCGCAGAAGGCGATGGGCGGCCCGGCGGGTGTGTCGGCGGTGTCGGTGAGCGCGCGGGCGTGGGCCCGTATGACGGCCAACCCCGGGGCCCCGCGCCGCTCGTACCTCTCCCTCCTCGACTGGAGGGACCGCTGGACCGACGCCGGCCGCACGACGCTGCCGCACGCACCGGCCCAGTTGGAGATGCTCGCGCTGGAGGCGTGCGTGGAGCGCATCGAGTCGGAGGGCCTGGATGTGCTGATGCGCCGCCACGCGACCGCGGCGGCGGCGACGCGCGCGGGCGCGCTCGCCCTGGGCGGCGGCCTCGAACCGTACGTCCACGCTGCCGCTGAGGCCGCACCGGTCGCTACGACGCTCAGGACACCTCCGGGTGTCGTGGCCTCGGAGCTGGTGGCAAGGGCCCTGTCCTCGGACCCGGCCCTGCCGCTGGCCGCCGGTGGGGGTGCCCTGGCGAAGGAGATGATCCGGGTCAACCACTACGGGGTGGACGCGACGGTGGGGGCGGTACAGAGCTCCTTGGCAGCGCTGGGCGCGGCGCTGGCGGAGCAGGGGGTGTCGGTGGACCCGGAGAGCGCGCGGTCCGCCGTCGAAAGCACGTGGCGGTAG